A region of Plectropomus leopardus isolate mb chromosome 16, YSFRI_Pleo_2.0, whole genome shotgun sequence DNA encodes the following proteins:
- the si:dkey-63b1.1 gene encoding B2 bradykinin receptor, with product MVVNTSDWLVPTADPELDPCGNYTEAWLWLSSLQPAYLGLISVVGLVGNGLVLCVFCLQRKPCTVADVYLGNLAAADLVMMSCLPFWAFTIARGYQWDFGEVLCKLVNVAISMNYICSVLFLMLVSVDRHLALGKPMSTCLLRRAACAKRTCLGIWSLGFLYTLPIMFFRTVTYVEDPGVDACILAYPHPAWRVQHNITSNVLGFLIPVLVVGYCSYHIIAVLRDRRAGGLPRVRTESKATYLVLAVLAVFLFCWTPHQVMRFLDTLDYFQVTPGCLWGHVLDIGIQLSTYLAYSNSAVNPFLFVIVGKHFRRRAKEVFGKTLNPWSKDMSYLTVSFTSVNRLNETQRISIEKFQKSGLKKTIS from the coding sequence ATGGTTGTGAACACATCAGACTGGTTGGTCCCAACCGCGGACCCGGAGCTGGACCCCTGCGGTAACTACACTGAAGCCTGGTTGTGGCTGAGCTCCCTGCAGCCGGCCTACCTGGGATTGATCAGCGTTGTGGGGTTGGTGGGGAACGGCCTGGTTCTCTGTGTGTTCTGCCTGCAGAGGAAGCCCTGCACCGTGGCAGATGTCTACCTGGGGAACCTGGCAGCTGCCGACCTGGTCATGATGTCGTGCCTTCCCTTCTGGGCTTTCACCATCGCCCGGGGTTACCAGTGGGACTTTGGAGAGGTCCTCTGTAAGTTAGTCAATGTGGCCATCTCTATGAACTACATCTGCAGTGTTCTGTTCCTCATGCTGGTCAGCGTGGACCGCCATCTGGCTCTGGGGAAACCCATGAGCACCTGTCTTCTGAGGAGAGCTGCCTGCGCTAAACGTACCTGCCTGGGGATCTGGAGCCTTGGCTTTCTCTATACTCTACCCATTATGTTCTTCCGTACAGTGACGTATGTAGAAGATCCTGGTGTGGATGCCTGCATTCTGGCCTACCCGCACCCAGCATGGAGAGTCCAACACAACATCACAAGTAATGTCTTGGGTTTCCTAATCCCTGTCCTGGTTGTGGGTTACTGCAGTTATCACATCATAGCTGTACTGAGGGACCGGAGAGCAGGAGGACTTCCCAGGGTGAGGACGGAAAGTAAGGCCACCTACTTGGTCCTGGCCGTGCTGGCTGTCTTCCTCTTCTGTTGGACACCACACCAGGTGATGCGGTTTCTTGACACTCTGGATTACTTTCAGGTCACACCTGGATGCCTTTGGGGTCATGTCCTGGACATTGGCATACAGCTGTCTACCTATCTGGCATACAGCAACAGTGCTGTTAACCCCTTCCTGTTTGTCATTGTGGGGAAGCATTTCAGAAGAAGGGCAAAGGAAGTGTTCGGAAAAACGTTGAACCCCTGGTCAAAAGACATGTCCTACCTGACTGTGAGCTTCACCTCAGTGAACAGACTCAATGAGACACAGCGTATAAGTAttgaaaagtttcaaaaatctGGACTAAAAAAGACTATATCATGA
- the cep85l gene encoding centrosomal protein of 85 kDa-like isoform X2, whose product MWYKSELEDGYESTKTGSSGGGSPGWVPGPDSAWHSNPPGPGNSICGGRRHSTVSDSGDTGIGTYCSDSVEDDSSSSTTPLSFQPLSQHHLDDSSVPFVHVMMSPSSSPYTSFRVPASPSSSGRWSRSCQLTPAMSPVGPPSCLDMKDQQPIRRWSSLTKLSSGADKSYTRTSGDQYNSDSHGSLDRSLLYGYRKEPVGSNVDLYLPLSSSVLYHSLLQRSPGAGPCYRHNHSRSSGLDPDLSRPSALSKHSSLDMSYSALPEAKLTRGGGQLYGLTLPKQADSPLRHQTDRSSPIQPAVRTQMWLTEQMEYRPKGEGGGHISPAGTEGCCGDGPLLCQQGHQQEPGLNQMVMGSSLPVNTLVKVKEGLLRQRELEIERQKQQILQLHARIRENELRAQQVLNSQRSWFDEPHIPKTKESVLRTPCKQPSDRPCCDEDLGRKLAVAELEVLHLNEFFKQATQRYSEDIKKLEEKIKTRDRYISSLKKKCQRESQQNQEKQLRIETLEKYLSDLPTLDEVQAQAQQEEVQQKAKDLEKKASRLEQSLEEGSALMKEKDISIEKQAAREKELMASVQSLQQKVQHCLDDGVRLPMQDLKRLEVENTQLLEQQDHSSRLIEHQKERIERLTQQLTATSTKLQKKRGLSHQQQSSPLEKEENLTSPSRPFSQHEDLLVHPLSHGEMPEAGRLLKEMSLCLLDLQALCSILAQRAQGKEPNLSLLLGMKSLSVSAEESDSRVAAEEELRFRLLEVGQLRRDIDDLRKSISDRYAQYMGDSCVSQ is encoded by the exons ATGTGGTATAAAAGTGAGTTAGAAGATGGATACGAGTCTACTAAAACAG gCTCCAGTGGTGGTGGATCTCCAGGATGGGTCCCTGGCCCTGACTCAGCCTGGCACAGCAACCCTCCTGGGCCGGGGAACAGTATCTGCGGTGGGCGCCGGCACAGCACGGTGTCCGACAGCGGGGACACAGGCATCGGCACGTACTGCTCTGACAGCGTGGAAG ATGACTCCAGTTCGAGCACCACACCTCTGTCCTTCCAGCCGTTGTCTCAGCACCACTTGGATGATAGTTCTGTTCCTTTTGTCCACGTCATGATGTCCCCGTCCTCCTCACCCTACACCAGTTTCAGAGTCCCAGCCTCACCCAGCAGCTCAGGCCGCTGGAGCAGGTCCTGCCAGCTGACACCAGCCATGTCCCCTGTGGGTCCACCGAGCTGTCTGGACATGAAGGACCAGCAGCCCATCCGGAGGTGGTCCTCCCTCACTAAGTTATCATCTGGGGCTGATAAAAGTTACACAAGGACATCAGGTGATCAGTATAACTCAGACTCACATGGCTCCCTGGACAGGAGTCTGTTGTATGGGTACAGGAAGGAGCCCGTCGGGTCAAACGTGGACCTGTATCTTCCTTTGTCCTCCTCGGTGCTCTACCACAGTCTGCTGCAGCGCTCACCAGGAGCAGGCCCCTGCTACCGCCACAACCACAGCAGATCCAGTGGTTTGGACCCAGATCTGTCCCGTCCTTCAGCTCTGTCCAAACACAGCAGTTTGGACATGAGCTACAGTGCGTTACCAGAAGCTAAGCTGACTCGGGGAGGAGGTCAGCTTTACGGGCTCACCTTACCCAAACAAGCAGACTCTCCTCTGCGCCATCAGACCGACAGGAGCTCCCCGATCCAGCCGGCGGTCCGCACTCAGATGTGGCTGACGGAGCAGATGGAGTACAGGCCCAAAGGAGAGGGTGGAGGTCACATCAGTCCTGCTGGGACGGAGGGCTGCTGCGGAGATGGACCGTTGTTGTGTCAACAGGGACATCAGCAGGAGCCGGGGCTAAACCag atggtGATGGGGAGCTCACTTCCTGTCAACACTCTGGTGAAGGTTAAAGAGGGGCTGCTGAGACAAAGAGAGCTTGAGATTGAAAG GCAGAAGCAGCAGATCTTGCAGCTTCATGCGCGGATCAGAGAGAACGAGCTGCGAGCTCAGCAGGTCCTAAATAGTCAGAGAAGCTGGTTTGACGAGccacacatcccaaaaactaaG GAATCAGTGTTGAGAACGCCGTGCAAACAGCCCTCTGACAGGCCGTGCTGTGACGAAGACCTCGGCAGGAAGCTCGCCGTGGCTGAACTGGAAGTTCTCCATTTAAACGAGTTCTTCAAGCAAGCCACACAGAGATACAGCGAGGACATTAAGAAACTGGAGGAGAAG aTCAAGACAAGGGATCGTTACATCAGCAGTCTGAAGAAGAAGTGTCAGAGAGAGAGCCAGCAGAACCAGGAGAAGCAGCTCCGCATAGAGACGCTGGAGAAGTACCTGTCTGACCTGCCCACGCTGGACGAGGTGCAGGCGCAGGCCCAGCag gaggaggtgcagcagaaagctaaggATCTGGAGAAAAAAGCCTCTCGGTTAGAGCAGAGTCTGGAAGAAGGAAGTGCTCTGATGAAGGAGAAAGACATCAGTATAGAGAAGCAGGCTGCGAGGGAGAAGGAGCTGATGGCATCTGTACAAAG CCTGCAGCAGAAGGTGCAGCACTGTCTGGATGACGGGGTGAGGTTACCGATGCAGGACCTGAAGCGGCTGGAGGTGGAAAACACTCAACTTCTAGAGCAGCAAGACCACAGCAGCAGG CTGATAGAGCATCAGAAAGAGCGTATTGAGAGACTGACCCAGCAGCTGACG GCCACCAgcacaaaactgcaaaagaaaagaggTCTCTCTCATCAACAACAGTCTTCTCCGCTGGAAAAGGAGGAAAACCTGACCAGCCCATCCAGACCCTTCTCACAG CATGAAGACCTGCTGGTGCATCCCCTGTCCCATGGAGAGATGCCTGAAGCGGGCCGGCTGCTGAAAGAGATGTCCCTGTGTCTGCTGGACCTCCAGGCTCTCTGCAGCATCCTGGCTCAAAGAGCACAGGGCAAAGAGCCCAACCTGTCTCTGCTCCTGGGAATGAAAT CACTCAGTGTTTCGGCGGAAGAGAGCGACAGCAGAGTGGCGGCGGAGGAAGAACTGAGGTTCAGGCTGCTGGAGGTCGGCCAGCTCAGGAGAGACATCGATGACCTGAGGAAAAGCATCTCAGACCGCTATGCTCAGTATATGGGGGACAGCTGTGTGTCCCAGTGA
- the cep85l gene encoding centrosomal protein of 85 kDa-like isoform X1: MWYKSELEDGYESTKTGSSGGGSPGWVPGPDSAWHSNPPGPGNSICGGRRHSTVSDSGDTGIGTYCSDSVEDDSSSSTTPLSFQPLSQHHLDDSSVPFVHVMMSPSSSPYTSFRVPASPSSSGRWSRSCQLTPAMSPVGPPSCLDMKDQQPIRRWSSLTKLSSGADKSYTRTSGDQYNSDSHGSLDRSLLYGYRKEPVGSNVDLYLPLSSSVLYHSLLQRSPGAGPCYRHNHSRSSGLDPDLSRPSALSKHSSLDMSYSALPEAKLTRGGGQLYGLTLPKQADSPLRHQTDRSSPIQPAVRTQMWLTEQMEYRPKGEGGGHISPAGTEGCCGDGPLLCQQGHQQEPGLNQMVMGSSLPVNTLVKVKEGLLRQRELEIERQKQQILQLHARIRENELRAQQVLNSQRSWFDEPHIPKTKESVLRTPCKQPSDRPCCDEDLGRKLAVAELEVLHLNEFFKQATQRYSEDIKKLEEKIKTRDRYISSLKKKCQRESQQNQEKQLRIETLEKYLSDLPTLDEVQAQAQQQEEVQQKAKDLEKKASRLEQSLEEGSALMKEKDISIEKQAAREKELMASVQSLQQKVQHCLDDGVRLPMQDLKRLEVENTQLLEQQDHSSRLIEHQKERIERLTQQLTATSTKLQKKRGLSHQQQSSPLEKEENLTSPSRPFSQHEDLLVHPLSHGEMPEAGRLLKEMSLCLLDLQALCSILAQRAQGKEPNLSLLLGMKSLSVSAEESDSRVAAEEELRFRLLEVGQLRRDIDDLRKSISDRYAQYMGDSCVSQ, encoded by the exons ATGTGGTATAAAAGTGAGTTAGAAGATGGATACGAGTCTACTAAAACAG gCTCCAGTGGTGGTGGATCTCCAGGATGGGTCCCTGGCCCTGACTCAGCCTGGCACAGCAACCCTCCTGGGCCGGGGAACAGTATCTGCGGTGGGCGCCGGCACAGCACGGTGTCCGACAGCGGGGACACAGGCATCGGCACGTACTGCTCTGACAGCGTGGAAG ATGACTCCAGTTCGAGCACCACACCTCTGTCCTTCCAGCCGTTGTCTCAGCACCACTTGGATGATAGTTCTGTTCCTTTTGTCCACGTCATGATGTCCCCGTCCTCCTCACCCTACACCAGTTTCAGAGTCCCAGCCTCACCCAGCAGCTCAGGCCGCTGGAGCAGGTCCTGCCAGCTGACACCAGCCATGTCCCCTGTGGGTCCACCGAGCTGTCTGGACATGAAGGACCAGCAGCCCATCCGGAGGTGGTCCTCCCTCACTAAGTTATCATCTGGGGCTGATAAAAGTTACACAAGGACATCAGGTGATCAGTATAACTCAGACTCACATGGCTCCCTGGACAGGAGTCTGTTGTATGGGTACAGGAAGGAGCCCGTCGGGTCAAACGTGGACCTGTATCTTCCTTTGTCCTCCTCGGTGCTCTACCACAGTCTGCTGCAGCGCTCACCAGGAGCAGGCCCCTGCTACCGCCACAACCACAGCAGATCCAGTGGTTTGGACCCAGATCTGTCCCGTCCTTCAGCTCTGTCCAAACACAGCAGTTTGGACATGAGCTACAGTGCGTTACCAGAAGCTAAGCTGACTCGGGGAGGAGGTCAGCTTTACGGGCTCACCTTACCCAAACAAGCAGACTCTCCTCTGCGCCATCAGACCGACAGGAGCTCCCCGATCCAGCCGGCGGTCCGCACTCAGATGTGGCTGACGGAGCAGATGGAGTACAGGCCCAAAGGAGAGGGTGGAGGTCACATCAGTCCTGCTGGGACGGAGGGCTGCTGCGGAGATGGACCGTTGTTGTGTCAACAGGGACATCAGCAGGAGCCGGGGCTAAACCag atggtGATGGGGAGCTCACTTCCTGTCAACACTCTGGTGAAGGTTAAAGAGGGGCTGCTGAGACAAAGAGAGCTTGAGATTGAAAG GCAGAAGCAGCAGATCTTGCAGCTTCATGCGCGGATCAGAGAGAACGAGCTGCGAGCTCAGCAGGTCCTAAATAGTCAGAGAAGCTGGTTTGACGAGccacacatcccaaaaactaaG GAATCAGTGTTGAGAACGCCGTGCAAACAGCCCTCTGACAGGCCGTGCTGTGACGAAGACCTCGGCAGGAAGCTCGCCGTGGCTGAACTGGAAGTTCTCCATTTAAACGAGTTCTTCAAGCAAGCCACACAGAGATACAGCGAGGACATTAAGAAACTGGAGGAGAAG aTCAAGACAAGGGATCGTTACATCAGCAGTCTGAAGAAGAAGTGTCAGAGAGAGAGCCAGCAGAACCAGGAGAAGCAGCTCCGCATAGAGACGCTGGAGAAGTACCTGTCTGACCTGCCCACGCTGGACGAGGTGCAGGCGCAGGCCCAGCag caggaggaggtgcagcagaaagctaaggATCTGGAGAAAAAAGCCTCTCGGTTAGAGCAGAGTCTGGAAGAAGGAAGTGCTCTGATGAAGGAGAAAGACATCAGTATAGAGAAGCAGGCTGCGAGGGAGAAGGAGCTGATGGCATCTGTACAAAG CCTGCAGCAGAAGGTGCAGCACTGTCTGGATGACGGGGTGAGGTTACCGATGCAGGACCTGAAGCGGCTGGAGGTGGAAAACACTCAACTTCTAGAGCAGCAAGACCACAGCAGCAGG CTGATAGAGCATCAGAAAGAGCGTATTGAGAGACTGACCCAGCAGCTGACG GCCACCAgcacaaaactgcaaaagaaaagaggTCTCTCTCATCAACAACAGTCTTCTCCGCTGGAAAAGGAGGAAAACCTGACCAGCCCATCCAGACCCTTCTCACAG CATGAAGACCTGCTGGTGCATCCCCTGTCCCATGGAGAGATGCCTGAAGCGGGCCGGCTGCTGAAAGAGATGTCCCTGTGTCTGCTGGACCTCCAGGCTCTCTGCAGCATCCTGGCTCAAAGAGCACAGGGCAAAGAGCCCAACCTGTCTCTGCTCCTGGGAATGAAAT CACTCAGTGTTTCGGCGGAAGAGAGCGACAGCAGAGTGGCGGCGGAGGAAGAACTGAGGTTCAGGCTGCTGGAGGTCGGCCAGCTCAGGAGAGACATCGATGACCTGAGGAAAAGCATCTCAGACCGCTATGCTCAGTATATGGGGGACAGCTGTGTGTCCCAGTGA